One Nomascus leucogenys isolate Asia chromosome 22a, Asia_NLE_v1, whole genome shotgun sequence DNA segment encodes these proteins:
- the RPE gene encoding ribulose-phosphate 3-epimerase isoform X4, producing the protein MHMMVSKPEQWVKPMAVAGANQYTFHLEATENPGALIKDIRENGMKVGLAIKPGTSVEYLAPWANQIDMALVMTVEPGFGGQKFMEDMMPKVHWLRTQFPSLDIEVDGGVGPDTVHKCAEAGANMIVSGSAIMRSEDPRSVINLLRNVCSEAAQKRSLDR; encoded by the exons ATGCACATGATGGTGTCCAAGCCAGAACAGTGGGTAAAGCCAATGGCTGTAGCAGGAGCCAATCAGTACACCTTTCATCTCGAGGCTACTGAGAACCCAGGGGCTTTGATTAAAGACATTCGGGAGAATGGGATGAAG GTTGGCCTTGCCATCAAACCAGGAACCTCAGTTGAGTATTTGGCACCATGGGCTAATCAAATAGATATGGCCTTGGTTATGACAGTGGAACCGGGGTTTGGAGGGCAGAAATTCATGGAAGATATGATGCCAAAG GTTCACTGGTTGAGGACCCAGTTCCCATCTTTGGATATAGAGGTTGATGGTGGAGTAGGTCCTGACACTGTCCATAAGTGTGCAGAG GCAGGAGCTAACATGATTGTGTCTGGCAGTGCTATTATGAGGAGTGAAGACCCCAGATCTGTGATCAACCTATTAAGAAATGTTTGCTCAGAAGCTGCTCAGAAACGTTCTCTTGATCGATGA